The DNA segment taagcaaaaaacataaaaggcaatttaacaaaaaaacacaaatagcCAATGAACATGCACAAATGTTCAACTTCCCTAATAAAAACTCCACTGTACACTACTTGTGAGGTGAAAACGGTAAATAACAtcttaatattatgaaaatagcTTTGACTTCACTCTCCCATTAAAGGATCACGGGGACACCTCCCCCAGGGGTCTCAGACCACACACTGAGAACCACTCCATTAGTATTTTGGGATAATATTATATGATGtcagatttgctttaaaataacccAGCAAACGTCAggcctggtggcttatgccttaatcccagcactttacgaGGCTGAtgtggatggatcatttgaggtcaggagttcaagaccagcctggccaacgtggtgaaatcccatctctactaaaaaacacaaaaattagccaggcatggtggcaggctcctgtaatcccagctactctagaggctgaggcaggagaatcacttgaacccaggaggtggagggtgcactgagccaagatcacaccactgcactccagcctgggtgacagagcaagatacggtctcaaaaataataataaattgattaaataacccagcaaaaataaaactttaaatagtAGAAATAATGGAAACAAGAATAGCAGGGTGTTCATAATTGCTAAAGCTGGGAAAGGGGTACATGGAAGGTTCATTATATATtgtttttgtgtacttttgaaattttttatatttctaagttaccaatattactgatttttttttttttttaaagagatgggggtctatcttgcccaagctggtcttaaactcctggcctcaagcaattctcccacctcaacctccggagtagctggaactaaaggcatgtaccaccacactggGATTCAaatcatcaattttttaaatccatttctgTAATTACTGTTATTTCCTCATTTCCAACTCATTTCCTCAGGATCCATTTTTCCTACTTAATCCTACAGTAGTCAGTTCAATAAAGGTCTTTGaataatagtattttaaatatcttcactAAACTCTGAATCTTGAATAGTAGTTTAATTGCCCACTGAATTCTGGGCTGCTGGTTATTTTCTCTCAGCACTCTGAATGTTACTCCATGATCTTCTGACATCTGTGTGGCTAAAAAGAAagatctgcctttttttttttttttttttttaagacagggcctcGGTCTGTCaccagtgtggagtgcagtggcacaatcacagctcactgtagcctcaacctgccaggctcaagcaatcctcccaacttagcctccccagtagctgcgactacaggtgtgtaccaccacgcctggcttttttttttttaaggtagacggagggtcttactatgttgccctggctggtctcaaactaactcctgggttcaagtgatcctcctgcattggcttCCTAAGGtggtgggattagaggcatgagccaccatacctggctgggCTATCATTCCTTGTAAGTAATCTGTCTTCTCTCTGTTAACATTTAAGATGTTAATGTAACATCTCTGTAATGTCTGTGATTTTAGTTCAAGTCAGAGATGAACTTATTTCTACTTATCAACATACTTGAAATAAAACTTGATCTGTAGATTGTACTTCTTCAACACAAGAAAATTCTTAGCCATTATTTCATCAAACATTGCTTCTCTTGCCattcactttattctttttttctgaaattcctACACTGGTGGTTCTCAATCTATCCTCCATGTCTTAACTGCTCGTTCATTATCTCTGTGTGGTAGTCTGGGTAAATTCCTAAGCATATTACTATTTGCTCAATCCATTCTAAAGGTTGTCTTTTTTCTCCCCGAAAAACTTTTATGTTTCATCTAAGAAAAAGCActaccagtttaaaaaaaaaaaaaaaaaaagagagagagagaaacactgACATGCCTTGAATAGCAAGATGCACTCCGATTTCAAAAATTTGTCTTAGAATCAATGAAATGGGTTTCTCATGTACAGGATTTGGTTGTTTTTCCGtatctattgtttttgtttcactTCTTTTCTATAGATGCTATTGCTTCTTTTATCTCACTGACAATTGCAAGCATACTGATTTTCAAAGTCTTCAacagaatgttttattttctttaatctgaCATGAATTCATCTCCTAATTGTTGATTTTATCAGCTATCTTTCACAGATTTtgtcttcatgtattttggaatTTAGGTTTGCAGGATCATCttgaatacaatttttttctttctttctcagtatTACAATTTTGGGTCTGGCATTTCTGCAAGCCCCAGAACTCATATATAACTCTTGTAAGCAGTAATACTGGCTATATCACAAATCCAAACACTCAGCTAACAGTTCAATGGTTCAGATTGGTTCAGATGTGGTGGTCGTTAAGACTGTGCTGATGTCCTCCTATTTTCCTGCATCATCGTCTCATCTCCGTAAATCTTCATTTAAGTCATACCTCAGGATAACAAACAGCAACAACTTTTTGTAGCTCCCCTTTAACAAAAAAGAGCCCTACTCCAGGCTCTTGTTTTCAGCAATGAATCTAACTCTGGGTTTTTCTGCATGTAGGGTACTTTTATCTATATTAATAGCTAATTAAATAGGATGTAATTCTTGACCTAAATACTTAGCAAGTATAGGAAGTCCTTATACCCTTATCCAAGgttttgctttccacaatggtttgTTACCCATAGTCAATCACAGTCtgaaaacatgaaattaaaaattccagaaataaagacTTCGCAAGTTTTAAATTACATGCCATTCTTTGCACTAAGAAATCTCATGCTGTCTCATTCCATCCCACCTGGGACGTGAATCATTCCTTTGTCCAGCCTATCCACTATACATGCTACCCACTCATTACCATATAGTAAAAATCATAgtgtatatagggtttggtactccctgaggtttcaggcatccactgggggtctttgAACCATCCCTCAGTGATAAGGGGGGCAACTATTCTATTTTCATCCtcctaaaactaaaaattaagcaATATTGTAAAAAGTGTATATGCAGTATAAttatgacaatattttaaaatatatgacacTAAGTCTTATTCCTAAGAGATAAGAGAAAATTTCACTTTCTACATTAAATATTTccataatgtttttgttttccatatcaAGCCATGTATTACTTTTGTAAGCAAATCAACTTTAAGTAcagaaaatacataattataagtCTCAAAATTAATAAACCAAAAAAATCGTTGGAAAATCAGAATATGAATAGGTTTTCCccaagcattaaaataaaaatcttaatttctaaaatttaaaaaccatagcATGCAATACATACATGATTCACAAATGAAGAGGAACTCAGACATAACCAAGCTAAGTGGTATGATACCTAAATAAACCATCCTCAGGTTATTTTTGATAAGACAACTTTAAAGTCTACAGaaagcaacagtgtaaaagtcttaCACAACAACCTTTTATGTTGTGTAAGAGGGGCAAAAGGAGGTCTACCAATTACTTAAAATCAGCACAGATCATGGTCATCACATTTTGTCTGTTCTTTCTGTAACTCTAAAAAGACCACATTTCCATCATACACTCTACTTTTCAAGCAATAGGGTTGGCCTTTTAGCAGTATTTGTGCATTTCTATAATCAACCAGTTCTGACAGTGATCCCTTAGGTAAAATCAGTAAGGATTTATCTTTCACCTTGttagaatcacaaataaaaatgtttcagaaGACATTTCCTCCACTTACCATGTAGAAAATACTTTATTCAAGGCTAGTATCTTTaccctcaaaaaggaaaaaaaaaaatctgaaataaaaataaccaaaaaaagggaagaaaaatacaataCTGATATAAATTAAAGAGCACACTGCCAAGACACTATAGGatagtgaaaagaacaaagcctagTTGTGAAGCCTTGGGCCAGTTACTTTCCTATCCAACCGTGAGAACAGTAAATAGATTAATGTAAGAAAGAATTATATGAGATAATACACCTAAAAACACCTAAACAGTACCCGATAGAGTAGGAGCCCATAAGAGATCCATCCCTCTCTTTTGCCTGTCAAtctttaaatacttaaatattaagttaaaaaatccTGCCTTTTATAAGGCTtctattttctcaaaaaaagatagcTACCAGTTAACCTGCAACTATCCAGTTTTTCATGAATAATGGGGAATTCTAAACATTAAGTTGTTTGCTTTTAAGAAGAAATGACTTCTATAAACTCTTCTTCCAACTTCAAACACCTGACTCCATTTTAAATGTGCCCAGTCTTGAAAGATTAACTGTATTTTAGATAAAACAAAATCTGACAGAGGACTAAAATTTGAGAGACTGAATTAAGTCTTGGCTtaaatttgggggaaattttGACATTGGAAAGATACATAAATTCATATTTTGCCTCCTCTTACCCAGTTTCAAATACACAGCAACGATAAAGTAAAAatgagacaacaatgaagtttccTAAAACAGCATGCATTTCTCAGTGGGCCACAAATGGACAGAAATATGTAAGATTAGTAGGGTTTCAGCTTGGCGCCTGATGTTTCCAGGAAGATGGAGATTTGCCTTCTAAAGGATAAGGAGTAGTAAAAGTACCCCCAAAAAGAAGGGAACAAAGTCAGACTTACTGCTTAATACAGGCTGGAGTAGAGGTCATTTTTGTTAAAGGGGTCCTTTAaacttaacaaaaacaaacaaaaaggcaagtTCCAGAgccctggtttaaaaaaaaaaaaagtactttctcctttattttggGAAATTGTTACATTAATGTCATGCTTATCAAAAGTAAAGtgcaggctaggcacagtggctcatgcctataattcccacactttgggaggccaaggcaaaaggacTGCTTGTGcctagcagttcaagaccaacttgggcaacatagcaagatgccatctctacaaaaaatttaaaacttagctgggcatggtggcgctagCCTGTAGTTCTACACATTCAGGAggctcaggccaggagtttgagatcacaaTGCgttataatcatgccactgcactccagcctagaaaacagagaccctgtctcttaaaaaaaaaaaaaaaaagaaagaaaaaaaggcaaaccaAGGATGTCAAAGTTTTCAGCATTTTCATCTGGGCATACTACACATAACactgaaacaaaaatgttttgctCTGATTTTCTAGGGAGAAAAAGCATCTTAACGTATCTCCCTTCTTGCCAATTAGAAAGATAGTATACCAAGAGAAAGTTTATATCCTCAAAATGAATTTATTACTAAATATGCTATGTCTTATCCAGCATTTTTATTCTCACTTGCTTTAACTTTTACTTTCTCAAATAATTTCCCCGTTCCTTTAAAATCAGgacaaaattcaaatttaatggcTTTCTGGAGTATTTATTTTACCCTTCCTGGGCAACATTCAATAAACTAAAATTCCATTTTGTATTCAATATACACAGTGTTTCTATTCTGAtaacatttgaaaagaaattacTTTACTGAAGAACTTGGTGCTTTATACCAACTTCATTTCATGACCAACATAAATCCACAAAAATCAAAGTTTCTAGATTTCTTTTCTAACACCTATAGAACGCTGTAACATTAATTTTGTACACACATTAAAAACTAGTTTCTAAAAACTATCTTTTATGTCTTCAGTAGTCTGTCACTTAACTCAAACCTTTTAGTCTCAGAACTCCTTTCCAAACTTACATATTACTGACGTTCACAAAAAACTTCTGTTCATGTAGTATATGTGTATACTGATACTTACCATAtcataaacagaaatttaaatttagttcatttaaaaataaatccattacacgttaaattaacattttatgaaaaacatttttcaaaacaacaaaaaaagtttaatgagAAAACCATGTTTTACATTTTCACAAATCTCTGTAATGTCTAGAGTgaataaaagaagacatttaaagtCTCAGATCTGCTCCTGCATTCAATCTCTTGCAATATGGTTCGGGCTGAACCATATGAAGAGTATCTACTCACAGATATCTACCTGGAAAGGGCAAGAATAACTTAATATCCTTTCAGCCAATTGTGGGTTTTCTTTGAATACTACACCAAACTTAACTGGTGGCAGTTTCTTAAAGTTCAGTCCAAATGTGGAATCTGACACTACCTGTAAACTTTCTATACTGTTATTGGTCTATCTCGCactttgaatggatcttttaCTCATGCATGATTTTATAATACAATGAGTTAGTCATCTGAAAACTGCCGGTTCACTGAACTATCATACAGATCTTCCAAGTGTTAGCACATTTCATTAAAATACAGTATCAAAAAAGCTTTGTTAGTATCACTATCCATCTCatcagaaaaatattaagaagGTATCAAGCTCATAATAGATTTgagttttctaaaattctaattttcactgGAAAGCACAAATTTTGTCATCTGCAGCAGCAAATGCTTTCCAGTTTTTTCCCTTCACATGACAGgctcacttcattttttttttttgaggaaatatCTGTCACTTAACTACATTAATCTCAAGACCACAGTTTatcattctttcaagtaaaaacagTATTTGATGAAAATAGCATCTAGTTCAGCTTGCAACTCACAGAACTGCATAACTGAGGGAAAAAAGTGGTTTTTTAAAGACAATTCTTATTTTGATATGCAGCAAAAATGCTTTATTAAGGCATACTTCCCATTTCATCATAAAGAATACTACAAAGATATGCAGTAGGAACTAcaaaccaaaaccataaaaagataccacttcacacccactaggatggctgtaaTCAGAAAGATGGGCAATAATAAGGTTGGTGGCGCTAGAGAGAAATTGGGACTCTCAAcacattgctgatgagaatgtaaaacgGTATGGTCTCTTTGGAAAACCGGTTAAACCCAATcgccatataacccagcaatccaGTCCcaggtacatacccaaaagaaaacatttccacACAAAATACTAcctacacaaatgttcacagcagcaatattcataatagccaaaaagtgtaaacaacctaaatgtccatcagtagataaataaaatgtggtatatccatacagtgaaACAGTATTCAGCcatatataaagaaatgaggtAATGACACATACCAtgacacagatgaaccttgaaaacatcatgctaaatgaaagaaaccaaacaccaaaggccacatattgtacaATTACACTGATACGAAATAACTGGCAAATCTGAAGGGACAGAAAGTAGCGTAGTGGTTGTCAGGGTCTGAGGGGAAGTGAATGACGAGTGACTGCTAAAGGGTATGGGTTTCCTTTTGAGGTAATAAAAATGCTCTGAAattagatagtgatgatggttgtacaactccaTGACCATAGTTACAACCAGTGAATTGTATAAAGAGTGAGTTTTACGCTATGTGAGTTATATCccaataaagctattattttttaaaagacatgcaGCCCTCAAGGGTCAAGATTTAGTAAATATCTTTTCTTACTGGTTCATCAAGGTCATTCTTGAGTGAAACTGGGATTTTTCTTTAACTGCAAGTGTATGGTCATGAAGAATACAGCAACAACTATTACAGTTTGCTGTCACTGCCTTGATTTATGCTAAGACACAAGCAGTTTTATCCACCACCACTGAAAGTGTCAACACAGAGAACAAGGCAAACAATTTCTTAGTGCAGCttgatgtgaaggacctctgaGAGGGTCTCAGGGATATCCAATGGTCCACAGATCACATTTTAAGAACTACTGTTCTAGGCCAGGAgcagagcggtggctcacgcctgtaatcccagcactttgggagacccacacctgtaatcccagcactttgggaggcccacacctgtaatcccagcactttgggaggccaagacaggcagatcacttgaggtcaggagtttgtgaccagcctggccaacatctttactaaacctcatctttactaaaaatacaaaaattagccggatgtggtggtgtgcacctgtaatcccagttattcaggagctaatcccagttactcgagaggctgaggcacgagaattgcttgaacccagaaggcagaggttgcagtgaaccaagatcacaccactgcactccagcctgtgtgacagagcgagactccatctcaaaacaaacaaacaaacaaacaaaaaactactgcTCTAAACCAGTTTCAGAAATCCTAATCCCAACccctaaaaaaaaataatcacagCTTCAGAAGGCTCAAATGCAATTAAAGGATTTCCAAATACGGATCTGAGGTTCTAAGACCATTCCAATTTTCTAAGCATGTATCACaaatttatcaaaagaaaaaaggtaatcTTTAAATGGTGATGGGAGTTATGTGAATCAGTTCAGTTAAAGTGTCCCAATTTAAGAGTTTAGAATCACTGACCTGGTGAAAGAATGTTAGTAGTACAATCTCCACAGAAATCCAAATACAAAACAGAATTAAAGTAATAAGTTCAGGATTTACTGCACAACAAAACATTCAATCAAATGTTATCTAGACAGACAACATTAATAGGGTAAAAATGACACTatctctttttaaactttattatttaattcttacacaACATTCAAAGAGTAGACTTCAGAAATGTCTACCCATACTATTGACAACTATTTCTAGCACAGCTAAGTTTAATGCCCACTATCACAGAATCAAAGAATTTTTGGTCTGGAAGGTCACCTAGACAGTTACCTAGTCCAACACCTCCATTTTACACAACAAGGAAACTgagtttgcaaaagaaaaataacttggtCAAAATCACACACCTAGCAAGTGGCTGAGGCATATTTACTCCCTGTACCATGTTTTCACTATACCAACCTGACTCCTCAACCAAATATAAtgcataaaaattttaattcacaTCACACTAAGGCCAACCAAGACACCCTACctgccaaataaaaattttataatgccTGACAATATCAATCAGATgtcaaaacaaatataaaattaagaaaaaactatAAATGTTAATTGGCATAATAGAAACATGAATCCCTAACTTCAAAAACTACAAACTTTCAAAGAATAATTTGGAAGATACTTTGATGTCTACTTTCATACAAACATATTTTCATACAAACATTGATCATTACTTCTAATGTGAGTCTGATGCTGATAAATacctaaaacaaaaaatttccctCTATGTATTATCACTGAACTTATTTATGGCATGACATAACTTAAGACTCACCTGCAGGACTGTCAGCATTCTCTCCTGGATGTAGCTGTATACCAGCAGAATCTATAGAGTTCACTGTAACTGTTTGTAGATTTGGCAACTGACCAGTGCTTAGACTAACTGGAGTTGAAGTGAAGGCTCCACCTGCCGCAACTTGACCAAGTGTGAGGGTTTGAACAGGCGTCAAAGTTATTTGTTGGGCAGCAGtattctgtatttgcaaattcTGCAAGTTCTGGACCCCTTGTACTTGAAACGTTTGCCAAGTTACCTGTCCAGAAGGGGTCACTGTCTGTGCCTGAATTAAAAAGGTTCCAGGATTCAGCTGCAACTGAAGATTTTGCAAAGCCTGTTGTGATATATTTTGACCACTGGCTTGCACACCATGGATTGTCTGTGGTGTAATACCTTGCACAATTTGGGCTTGACTGGTTGGCTGCTGAGACTCTTGAAGTTGTAGATGCTGTACAACAGGCTGTGCTGTAGAAACCTGAATATTCTGTGCCTGTGTCTCTTCAGAAACAGGCGACTGGATATAATTTCCCTGAAGATCTGAAGAATGAACTTGCCCACTAGATGTAGTCAAgctatttgtgttttgttgtaaTATACCTGTACTATCTATCGTAACAGGCAACTGTGATGAAGAGGATGTTGGCACAAATAAATCTGTATCAGTATTAGTTTCATTAATATCAGGAGAAACCCGCTCACCAGTCCTTTCTGAATTGTCTGAACTATCCATAGCTTGTCCTGTGTTTATCAAATGTCCGTCAGCATTAATGCCTGCAGTCATTGTCTGAGAACTGCCCGAGAGTCCCAAAGAATCTAGATCGACACTATTGATTGGTACAAACGTAATATTTCCTGGCAGACCAAGAGGCACATTAGCAACTACTTGGGTTTGACCAGGAAAAGATGAACCACCAATTGCAACTCCCTGAACCTGGACTTGACCAGTCTGTGGTAtgagattctggatgttagcagAAGGTGTTCCAGAGGCAAGTAAGGTTTGATTAGAGCCAGGAATGATCTGAATTTGACTGCTTTCTTGATTTATACCCCCATTATCTGAAGAGCCTGTGAAACCAATTTGAACCTGCTGACCATCTGCTGACTGGATCTGTGGTATCACTTGATATTGAACATTGGA comes from the Pan troglodytes isolate AG18354 chromosome 13, NHGRI_mPanTro3-v2.0_pri, whole genome shotgun sequence genome and includes:
- the SP3 gene encoding transcription factor Sp3 isoform X2 → MTAPEKPVKQEEMAALDVDSVGGGGGGGGHGEYLQQQQQHGNGAVAAAAAAQTGDLASAQLGGAPNRWEVLSATPTTIKDEAGNLVQIPSAATSSGQYVLPLQNLQNQQIFSVAPGSDSSNGTVSNVQYQVIPQIQSADGQQVQIGFTGSSDNGGINQESSQIQIIPGSNQTLLASGTPSANIQNLIPQTGQVQVQGVAIGGSSFPGQTQVVANVPLGLPGNITFVPINSVDLDSLGLSGSSQTMTAGINADGHLINTGQAMDSSDNSERTGERVSPDINETNTDTDLFVPTSSSSQLPVTIDSTGILQQNTNSLTTSSGQVHSSDLQGNYIQSPVSEETQAQNIQVSTAQPVVQHLQLQESQQPTSQAQIVQGITPQTIHGVQASGQNISQQALQNLQLQLNPGTFLIQAQTVTPSGQVTWQTFQVQGVQNLQNLQIQNTAAQQITLTPVQTLTLGQVAAGGAFTSTPVSLSTGQLPNLQTVTVNSIDSAGIQLHPGENADSPADIRIKEEEPDPEEWQLSGDSTLNTNDLTHLRVQVVDEEGDQQHQEGKRLRRVACTCPNCKEGGGRGTNLGKKKQHICHIPGCGKVYGKTSHLRAHLRWHSGERPFVCNWMYCGKRFTRSDELQRHRRTHTGEKKFVCPECSKRFMRSDHLAKHIKTHQNKKGIHSSSTVLASVEAARDDTLITAGGTTLILANIQQGSVSGIGTVNTSATSNQDILTNTEIPLQLVTVSGNETME
- the SP3 gene encoding transcription factor Sp3 isoform X3, which encodes MTAGINADGHLINTGQAMDSSDNSERTGERVSPDINETNTDTDLFVPTSSSSQLPVTIDSTGILQQNTNSLTTSSGQVHSSDLQGNYIQSPVSEETQAQNIQVSTAQPVVQHLQLQESQQPTSQAQIVQGITPQTIHGVQASGQNISQQALQNLQLQLNPGTFLIQAQTVTPSGQVTWQTFQVQGVQNLQNLQIQNTAAQQITLTPVQTLTLGQVAAGGAFTSTPVSLSTGQLPNLQTVTVNSIDSAGIQLHPGENADSPADIRIKEEEPDPEEWQLSGDSTLNTNDLTHLRVQVVDEEGDQQHQEGKRLRRVACTCPNCKEGGGRGTNLGKKKQHICHIPGCGKVYGKTSHLRAHLRWHSGERPFVCNWMYCGKRFTRSDELQRHRRTHTGEKKFVCPECSKRFMRSDHLAKHIKTHQNKKGIHSSSTVLASVEAARDDTLITAGGTTLILANIQQGSVSGIGTVNTSATSNQDILTNTEIPLQLVTVSGNETME